The Methanocaldococcus jannaschii DSM 2661 genome has a segment encoding these proteins:
- a CDS encoding DUF2085 domain-containing protein encodes MKKYYLIVLISFLIFYLSIFLAPYFAYLGETSNFWKFISICLYAVYSLICHQMPQRSFFIFGHKMAVCARCFGIYTGVLVGMIIYPFIKKLDDFKIPNKWYLIIALIPMAVDGTTQLIGLRESFNELRFITGFIAGFTVVFYILPIFFEMIYKKFK; translated from the coding sequence ATGAAAAAATATTATTTAATAGTCCTTATTTCTTTTCTTATTTTTTATTTGAGTATTTTTTTAGCACCTTATTTTGCATATTTGGGAGAAACATCAAATTTTTGGAAGTTTATTTCAATATGTTTATACGCTGTTTATTCCCTTATATGCCATCAAATGCCACAAAGAAGCTTTTTTATCTTTGGACATAAAATGGCCGTGTGTGCAAGATGTTTTGGGATTTATACAGGGGTTTTAGTAGGGATGATTATTTATCCATTTATTAAGAAATTAGATGATTTTAAAATCCCTAATAAATGGTATTTAATAATTGCATTAATTCCTATGGCAGTTGATGGAACCACTCAACTAATTGGATTGAGAGAAAGTTTTAATGAGTTGAGGTTTATAACTGGCTTTATTGCTGGATTTACTGTAGTTTTTTATATTCTGCCGATATTTTTTGAAATGATTTATAAAAAATTTAAATAA
- a CDS encoding amidohydrolase family protein has product MLLKNCRIIKDNKIIEGDILIDENGRIKKIAKDIKVDDEIIDIKNSLVIPGVIDAHVHFRWGEEKKEDFLSGSLAGINGGVCFAIDMPNNKPPITTKELFYKKLEDCKKDSKINVFLNFGVTENNYLGTVEDAKAYKIFMVKSVGDLFIEDYSKLKDILNQNKLFCIHAEHKDVINENLKKYQLNSWIDHCKIRDEKSEVEAVKEVIKNLKIIDRQSNKKPHVHFCHISTKEALYLIKKVRQELKNIKITVEVTPHHIYLNKDMAEELKGFGKFNPPLREKDDNIALIKGIVNKDVDIIASDHAPHLLEDKLKNVKNCPSGIPGIETIVPLTLNLVNKGLISLFDAIRVLSKNPAKIFNINNKIEEGNLANLTIIDLKKEGKINAELFKSKAKFSPFDGWEVKGFPIYTVINGTLYEAYGCKC; this is encoded by the coding sequence ATGCTATTAAAAAACTGTAGAATAATAAAAGACAACAAAATCATTGAAGGAGATATTTTAATTGATGAAAATGGTAGAATCAAAAAGATAGCCAAAGATATTAAAGTAGATGATGAAATAATAGATATAAAAAACTCCTTAGTTATTCCGGGAGTTATTGATGCACATGTTCATTTTAGATGGGGAGAGGAAAAGAAGGAAGATTTTTTAAGTGGTAGCTTAGCTGGAATAAATGGAGGAGTTTGCTTTGCCATAGACATGCCTAATAATAAACCTCCAATAACTACAAAAGAACTATTTTATAAAAAACTTGAAGATTGTAAAAAGGATAGTAAGATAAATGTGTTTTTGAATTTTGGAGTTACTGAAAATAATTACCTTGGAACTGTAGAAGATGCAAAAGCATACAAGATATTTATGGTTAAATCTGTTGGAGATTTGTTTATAGAGGATTATTCAAAATTAAAAGATATTTTAAATCAAAATAAGCTTTTCTGCATCCATGCTGAACACAAAGATGTAATAAATGAAAATCTAAAGAAATATCAATTAAACAGCTGGATAGACCATTGTAAAATTAGGGATGAAAAATCAGAAGTTGAAGCAGTTAAAGAAGTTATAAAAAACTTAAAGATTATTGATAGGCAGAGTAATAAAAAACCACATGTCCATTTTTGCCATATTTCAACTAAAGAAGCTCTATATTTAATAAAAAAAGTAAGACAAGAGTTAAAAAATATAAAAATAACTGTTGAAGTTACTCCCCATCATATTTATTTAAATAAAGACATGGCTGAAGAGTTAAAGGGTTTTGGCAAGTTTAACCCTCCATTAAGAGAAAAAGATGATAATATCGCTTTAATTAAAGGAATTGTTAATAAAGATGTTGATATTATTGCCTCTGACCACGCCCCACATTTATTAGAGGATAAACTTAAAAATGTCAAAAACTGCCCTTCGGGGATTCCAGGAATTGAGACGATAGTTCCTTTAACCTTAAATTTAGTTAATAAAGGATTAATAAGTTTGTTTGATGCTATAAGGGTTTTATCAAAAAATCCTGCTAAGATATTTAACATAAACAACAAAATTGAAGAAGGCAATTTAGCAAATCTAACAATTATTGATTTAAAAAAAGAAGGAAAAATCAATGCTGAACTGTTTAAATCAAAGGCAAAATTTAGTCCATTTGACGGATGGGAAGTTAAGGGATTTCCAATCTATACAGTGATTAATGGAACTTTGTATGAAGCTTATGGATGTAAATGTTAA